One Algoriphagus sp. Y33 genomic window, GATTGGCGTATATACCACGGGATCTTACGAATTGGAGAAGCTGGGAATCAAGGGAGGATTAAGATTGGAAAGTACGACCGTGGATACGCAACTGGCCACTACCGGCCAGAGTAACTCCCAGGCATATATTGATTTATTTCCGAGTATTCACGGCTCATACAAGTTACATTCTGATCTATCCCTTCAGTTGGGTTATTCCCGCAGAATATTACGTCCCTCTGTCTGGAGCCTGAACCCTTTTTTCAGTATTCAGAACAACTTCAATATCTACTCCGGCAACCCGGAATTACAGCCGGAATATACCGATGCGCTGGAGCTGACAAGTATTTATGATTTCGGTGCTTTTTCTGTAAACGGATCCCTGTATTATCGGTATACCACTAATTCGGTGGAGAATATCACCACATTTCAGGATAATGTGGCGACCACCATGCCTACAAATATTGGCACCAGCAAGTCAGGCGGATTGGAATTCAATGCCAAATACATGCCCAATAACTGGATTTCGGTGAACGGGGATTTCAATTTTGGCTGGATACGGAAGTTCGGCACTTTTGAAGAATCGGTTTTTGATTTCCATGCTGACCAATGGACCTCACGGATTACCTCAAAGTTTAACCTGCCTGCGGACATCAGTCTTGAGCTTATCGGCCATTTTAATTCCAGACGGCAGACATTACAGGGGACAGTATCACAAAATGTATTCGCAGACTTGGGAATAAGGAAGAAACTGATGAAGGGTAGAGCTATCGTGAACTTGAGTGTTCGGGATGTCTTTGCTTCCAGAATTTATGAAGTGAATACCTTCCAGCCTGAATTTACGAACTACTCCTGGGAAAAGGACGGGAGATTTGTTACTCTCGGCGTGAGTTTCGGATTTGGTAAGGGGGACGCTATGGAGTTTTCCGGACAGAAAGCATTTTGATTTTAACTGCTTAAGAATATGAAATCCAGATATATACGAGAAATGAAAACGATTGCCTCGCAATTGAGAAATCCGACAGGTAAAAGGGGAGTTGAGCTTGGAGCGGAAATGCATGAAAAGAACTTTTACATGATTCAACGTGCCATTGCGCTTATGGAAGTTAAGGATGGAGATAGTATCTTGGAAATAGGCCATGGCAGCGGAGCACACATACCATGTTTGATGGATCTGGCAGCAGATATTTGCTATACTGGCCTGGAAATATCCGAAACTATGAAGGAAATGGCTGAGTTGAACAATAGCCAATCCTTTGCAACGAACACACTTTTGAAACTTATGACGGATTGAATATTCCCATGGATTCAGAGGCATTCGATAAAGTTTTCACTGTAAACGCCATTTATTTTTGGTCAGACCCTGTTGTATTGGCTAGGGAGATTTATCGGGTTTTAAAGCCTGATGGCCGATTGGTGGTTGCGTTTGCAGGTAGGGATTTTATGAAAAAACTACCCTTTACAGACTTTGTTTTTTTATTAACCTAATTCATTCCCCTTGTCCACAGTGACATTGGCCTCTTTCTGAATTCGGAATGAAAATCACTTATAAATCCTGAGGGTTTAGCGGGAGACACCAAGATGAGATTCCTGCAGTGATTTAGGAACCTGCTGAACCGGGGAAGGGGGATGCTTGAGTTACCCCTCCTATCCTTCCTTTGTGTCTGGGCTTAGTAGAGACAGGATGCCAGACATAATTCCAGTATGCGCATCATGGCATATATGCATAAAATTTATTGGTGAAAATGCCGCTGAAAGCTTTTCACAGAAATCAGAACTTTTATTTGGAACATTCGTTCCGTTAATTGTATATTTGTGGAACATTCATTCCGTTATAAAATTTAAATAAGTAGAACATGAGTAAACTAAAGAACAAAGTCGCAGTAATTACAGGTGGAAATTCGGGAATTGGGTATGCTACTGCCGTAGAATTTATTGCGCAAGGAGCCAAAGTGGTGATCACAGGCCGTAATCAAAAAACTATTGATGAAGCGGTGGCAAAATTAGGCAGCGATGCAATAGGAATACGTGCAGATGTTACAAGTCTTGCCGACACTGAGAATTTGGCGTCCCAGGTCAAGTCAATTTACGGCAAAGTAGATCTGTTGATTGTCAATGCAGGGGTGGCACTTCAAGAACCTGTAGGGCAGCTTACCGAAGAGGTTTTCGACACGATTTCGGATATAAACTTTAAAGGTGCGGTATTTACTACGGAGAAGTTCATTCCGATTCTTAATGACGGAGCCTCAATCATTCATGTGACTTCTGTCAGTGCTTATAGCTATGCCACTGGAACCAGTATTTATTCCGCAAGTAAAGCAGCGCTGACGGCTTACAGCAAATCTGCAGCAGTAGAATTGGCCGGCAGAAAAATCAGGGTAAACACAGTAGCACCTGCCATGACGGAAACGGATATGATTTACAGAGGCGAATTGGGAAGCGAGGAAGTTCACAACTTCCTGAAAGAAAAAATTATGCCCTTCAAACGGTTTGGTAAACCTGAAGAAGTAGCCAAGCTTATCACATTCCTTTCTTCAGATGATGCTTCGTTTATTTCAGGTGTCGAACACGCCATTGATAGTGGTGCTTCTGTCAACGCTGTTCGGATATAAAAAATTTGCCTAAAAACGGAACATTCGTTCCTGAATTCAGTATCTTTGTAGGGAAGTTCACTTCCCTACAAAGATCTTATTTTATGGCCAGGACAAAAGTATTTGATGAGCAGGAGGTATTGGATAGAGCAATGAAATTGTTCTGGGAAAAAGGCTATAATGCCACTTCCGCACAGGATTTGGTGGACAGTTTGGGTATTAGCCGATCCAGTTTATACGACACTTTTGGTGATAAACATTCTCTTTTTGTAAAAGCTTTACAGCAATACCGCAAAGAGAGAGTTGATCCTGTCATCAATTCATATAACGCAGTAGAAGATGTAGAGGCCTACATCAGGTTATTTTTTGAATCAGTCAAAGATGAAGCGATCGGCTATAACAGTTCCAAGGGATGCTTTGTGGTAAATTCGGCCGTTGAATTGGCTCCCGTTGATTCGGAAATTGCAGCCATTTCCAATTCTATTATGCATGATACTGAGGAGGCTTTGTGCAGTGTCATTAAAAATGGTCAGGATAAAGGCATTTTTACGACTAAATATCCTGCCCGCTCTCTGGCAAGGTTTGTTTTTAATTCATTGAACGGTTTGCGGGTCACGGTAAAGTTTGATGCGGATAAAGATATGTTTGAGGATATTGTCAATGTTTGTATGTCAACCTTGCGGGTTTAACTCTTAAAATATAGTTCATCTTTACTTTCAATCAATGAGAACTCTTGGTGTTTACCTTCATCTGGATATGTATCGTGTGAGGGAGCAGCTGG contains:
- a CDS encoding methyltransferase domain-containing protein, coding for MDSEAFDKVFTVNAIYFWSDPVVLAREIYRVLKPDGRLVVAFAGRDFMKKLPFTDFVFLLT
- a CDS encoding SDR family NAD(P)-dependent oxidoreductase; protein product: MSKLKNKVAVITGGNSGIGYATAVEFIAQGAKVVITGRNQKTIDEAVAKLGSDAIGIRADVTSLADTENLASQVKSIYGKVDLLIVNAGVALQEPVGQLTEEVFDTISDINFKGAVFTTEKFIPILNDGASIIHVTSVSAYSYATGTSIYSASKAALTAYSKSAAVELAGRKIRVNTVAPAMTETDMIYRGELGSEEVHNFLKEKIMPFKRFGKPEEVAKLITFLSSDDASFISGVEHAIDSGASVNAVRI
- a CDS encoding TetR/AcrR family transcriptional regulator; amino-acid sequence: MARTKVFDEQEVLDRAMKLFWEKGYNATSAQDLVDSLGISRSSLYDTFGDKHSLFVKALQQYRKERVDPVINSYNAVEDVEAYIRLFFESVKDEAIGYNSSKGCFVVNSAVELAPVDSEIAAISNSIMHDTEEALCSVIKNGQDKGIFTTKYPARSLARFVFNSLNGLRVTVKFDADKDMFEDIVNVCMSTLRV